One segment of Sporanaerobacter acetigenes DSM 13106 DNA contains the following:
- a CDS encoding DUF1540 domain-containing protein — MRVEKSDKPLNGVKCVVNTCQYHVSGDYCTASSIEIQPRNATSTDETDCATFSPNMKG; from the coding sequence ATGAGAGTAGAAAAATCTGATAAACCATTAAATGGCGTAAAATGTGTTGTAAACACTTGTCAATATCATGTTTCAGGAGATTACTGTACTGCTTCCAGTATAGAAATTCAACCTAGAAATGCTACTTCTACAGATGAAACAGATTGTGCCACATTTTCTCCAAATATGAAAGGATAG
- a CDS encoding aminoacyl-histidine dipeptidase: MRALENLKPERVFYYFEELTKIPHCSGEEKEISDYLANFAKEHNLDFIQDEALNVIIKKPGTKGYENLPTVVLQGHMDMVCEKDVNVCHDFSRDPLELKVDGDFISAKNTTLGADNGIAVAMCLAILESEDIPHPPLEVLATTSEETGMNGANGLDPQNIQGKILINIDSEEEGKLLVSCAGGERDRIEIPILWENRSENTSVYALKVTGLKGGHSGMEINEGRGNANKLMGRVLYEIEKQIDIRLANIEGGAKTNAIPRSAESVLVIDSDEESILKEIAIKMDSQFKNELMSADANVELVVEKLSTEESKVFSKETTEKAIATLMLVPNGVQTMSREIKGLVESSNNLGVVNTLDESIIFESSIRSSVRSLRENISNQMAIIAEILGGKWESYSAYPEWEYKENSYIREVFQKVYREQFGKELEIAAIHAGLECGLFNEKFENMDMVSFGPNMYGVHTPDEKLSISSTERTWNLLVGVLKEIK; the protein is encoded by the coding sequence ATGAGAGCTTTAGAAAATTTGAAACCAGAAAGAGTATTTTATTATTTTGAAGAATTGACTAAAATACCTCACTGTTCTGGAGAGGAAAAAGAAATAAGTGATTATTTAGCAAACTTTGCAAAAGAACACAATCTTGATTTTATTCAAGATGAGGCACTAAATGTGATAATCAAAAAACCTGGTACAAAGGGATATGAAAATCTACCTACAGTAGTTTTGCAAGGACATATGGATATGGTATGTGAAAAAGATGTAAATGTTTGTCATGATTTTTCAAGGGATCCACTTGAATTAAAAGTAGATGGAGATTTTATAAGTGCAAAAAATACTACACTTGGGGCGGACAATGGAATAGCTGTAGCTATGTGTTTGGCAATTCTTGAATCGGAAGATATTCCTCATCCTCCATTGGAAGTTCTTGCGACTACCTCAGAAGAAACAGGAATGAATGGGGCAAATGGGTTGGACCCCCAAAACATCCAAGGCAAAATATTAATAAATATAGATTCAGAAGAAGAAGGAAAGCTATTGGTAAGCTGTGCTGGAGGAGAAAGAGATAGAATAGAAATACCAATACTTTGGGAAAATAGAAGTGAAAATACATCCGTCTACGCTTTGAAGGTAACAGGGCTCAAAGGTGGTCACTCAGGTATGGAGATAAATGAAGGCAGAGGAAATGCCAACAAACTTATGGGCAGAGTACTTTATGAGATAGAAAAACAAATAGATATTAGACTTGCAAATATTGAAGGTGGAGCAAAGACAAATGCCATTCCAAGAAGTGCAGAATCAGTACTTGTTATAGATAGTGATGAAGAAAGTATTTTAAAAGAAATTGCAATTAAAATGGATAGTCAATTTAAAAACGAGCTAATGTCAGCTGATGCCAATGTAGAGCTAGTTGTTGAAAAACTGAGCACAGAAGAATCAAAAGTATTTTCTAAGGAAACTACTGAGAAAGCTATTGCTACTCTTATGCTAGTTCCAAATGGAGTTCAAACGATGAGCAGAGAAATTAAAGGATTGGTAGAGTCTTCAAACAATTTAGGAGTAGTCAATACTTTAGATGAAAGTATTATTTTCGAAAGCTCTATTAGAAGTTCTGTGCGAAGTTTGAGGGAAAATATATCGAATCAAATGGCTATCATAGCTGAAATATTGGGAGGAAAGTGGGAAAGCTATTCTGCTTATCCTGAATGGGAATACAAAGAAAATTCCTATATAAGGGAGGTCTTTCAAAAGGTATATAGAGAACAATTTGGCAAAGAGTTAGAAATAGCTGCAATTCATGCTGGACTTGAATGTGGACTGTTCAACGAGAAATTTGAGAATATGGATATGGTTTCCTTTGGACCAAATATGTATGGAGTTCATACACCAGATGAAAAGCTCAGCATATCTTCAACGGAAAGGACTTGGAATTTACTTGTTGGAGTTTTGAAAGAAATAAAATAA
- a CDS encoding pseudouridine synthase: protein MGKKERVDKILSNMGYGSRKEIKSCAREGRIEVNGERISDSSIKVDPQIDDIVFDGEKVIYREYIYIMMNKPDGVVSSTDDPINRTVLDLLDDKYLVFNPHPVGRLDKDTEGLLLLTNDGKLSHELLSPRKHVDKTYYVEVDGYVEERHVKIFESGIILDDGYKTMPSVLKILESGYVSKVHLTIKEGKYHQVKRMFEALDMKVLYLKRISIGNLTLDENLSEGEYRELSESELLALLNS from the coding sequence ATGGGCAAAAAAGAACGAGTTGATAAAATTCTTTCCAATATGGGATATGGTAGCAGGAAAGAAATAAAAAGCTGTGCAAGAGAAGGCAGGATAGAAGTCAATGGAGAAAGAATATCAGATAGTTCTATAAAAGTAGATCCTCAAATAGACGATATTGTTTTTGATGGAGAAAAAGTGATATACAGAGAATATATTTATATTATGATGAATAAACCTGATGGAGTAGTTTCATCTACAGATGATCCTATAAATAGAACAGTATTGGATTTGTTAGATGACAAATATTTGGTTTTTAATCCCCATCCGGTTGGACGTCTTGACAAAGATACAGAAGGGTTGTTACTTTTGACAAATGATGGGAAGCTTTCTCATGAACTTCTATCTCCAAGAAAACACGTAGATAAAACTTATTATGTAGAAGTAGATGGATATGTAGAAGAAAGACATGTGAAAATATTTGAATCTGGAATAATACTCGATGATGGCTATAAAACTATGCCTTCAGTTTTGAAAATATTAGAGTCTGGATATGTTTCTAAAGTACATTTGACGATAAAAGAAGGGAAATATCATCAAGTAAAGCGAATGTTTGAAGCTTTAGACATGAAAGTACTATATTTAAAGAGGATTTCCATAGGAAATTTGACTCTTGATGAAAATCTTTCAGAAGGAGAATATAGAGAATTGAGTGAAAGTGAACTTTTAGCATTATTAAATAGTTAA
- a CDS encoding DUF1292 domain-containing protein yields the protein MTNKHDDHNCCDHSDNACDCGCDCGHEEEMDIITLTLEDDSEMECAVLGVFEVEDKSYIALLPLEDEQVLLYEYIEAEDGFELGQIEDDSEFEIVSEAFYALFMDDEDYDEEDFEDEDE from the coding sequence ATGACAAATAAACATGATGATCATAATTGCTGTGACCATTCTGACAATGCTTGTGATTGTGGATGTGACTGTGGACATGAAGAGGAAATGGATATTATAACTCTTACTTTAGAAGATGACAGTGAAATGGAATGTGCTGTATTAGGAGTTTTTGAAGTAGAAGATAAATCGTACATTGCATTGCTTCCACTAGAGGATGAACAAGTACTATTGTATGAATATATTGAAGCTGAAGATGGATTTGAATTAGGGCAAATTGAAGATGATTCAGAATTTGAAATAGTTTCAGAAGCTTTTTATGCACTATTCATGGACGATGAAGACTATGATGAAGAGGATTTTGAAGACGAAGACGAATAA
- a CDS encoding Cof-type HAD-IIB family hydrolase yields MKYKLIAIDLDGTLLTDDKRITDESISALKEIIERGYEIVIATGRRYWSAKRFVESIDENICILANNGNIVRNKKDDKILIKKYLNVEDFNLLVEEGKREGLYPVIHVDNYEDGYDMVIELDRKNSKYSTYLSDNVDRFRRVDDLLKMDSPKVLTVVYVGDKEKLESFNNKILEKYPGKYSSHVMENMTIAGALLEVMNPLGSKWLSLEEYGKAKGIKDYEMIAIGDDNNDVEMVKKAGLGIAMKNGSLKVKEAADIVTDKSNNENGVGCILKEVLNI; encoded by the coding sequence ATGAAATATAAGCTTATTGCTATTGATTTAGATGGAACACTTCTTACAGATGATAAAAGGATAACTGACGAAAGCATATCTGCTTTAAAGGAGATAATTGAAAGAGGATATGAAATTGTCATTGCTACTGGCAGAAGATATTGGTCAGCTAAAAGGTTTGTTGAAAGCATAGATGAGAATATATGCATATTGGCTAACAATGGGAATATAGTTAGGAATAAGAAAGATGACAAAATACTCATAAAGAAATATTTAAATGTAGAAGATTTCAACTTGCTAGTTGAGGAAGGGAAAAGGGAAGGACTATATCCAGTCATACATGTGGACAACTATGAAGATGGCTATGATATGGTCATAGAACTTGATAGAAAAAATTCTAAATATTCTACTTATCTATCGGACAATGTAGATAGATTTAGAAGAGTGGATGATTTACTTAAAATGGATAGTCCCAAAGTTTTGACTGTTGTTTATGTAGGAGATAAGGAAAAACTGGAGTCTTTCAACAACAAGATACTAGAGAAATATCCAGGTAAATACAGTTCACATGTGATGGAAAACATGACTATAGCAGGGGCTTTGCTTGAAGTTATGAATCCATTGGGTTCTAAATGGCTCAGCCTTGAGGAGTATGGAAAAGCTAAAGGCATAAAAGATTATGAAATGATTGCCATTGGAGATGACAACAATGATGTTGAAATGGTGAAAAAGGCTGGCCTTGGAATAGCTATGAAAAATGGTTCTCTAAAGGTAAAAGAAGCAGCAGATATTGTTACGGATAAAAGCAACAATGAAAATGGTGTTGGATGTATATTAAAAGAGGTGCTTAATATATAA
- a CDS encoding TIGR01212 family radical SAM protein (This family includes YhcC from E. coli K-12, an uncharacterized radical SAM protein.): MEDIEVYNVYSKYLRKRFKQKVYKLPISLPITCPNRDGCVGDGGCIFCGEEGGSFENLLNTISIREQILQNKEYIQKKYKATKFISYFQNFTNTYMPIENFKVSIEEAILEDVVGISISTRPDCISDEYLEYLAFVKKKYDLDITIELGLQTVNYHTLYKINRGHTLGEFIDGVLRNKKYGIRTCAHLILNLPWDGEVDVVENAKILSALQVEEVKLHALYILDGTTIGEMYKNGEISIIPKDEYVERVITFLEYLDEDVVIQRLIGRAPEENSLFVNWNESWWKIRDEIVSEMVKRNTHQGIKCNYLNGKALKRFK, translated from the coding sequence TTGGAAGATATAGAAGTGTATAATGTCTATTCAAAATATTTAAGAAAAAGATTTAAACAAAAGGTATATAAACTTCCTATAAGTCTTCCTATTACATGTCCCAATAGAGATGGATGTGTGGGAGATGGAGGATGTATATTTTGTGGAGAAGAAGGAGGTTCTTTTGAAAATCTTTTAAATACTATATCTATAAGAGAACAAATCCTACAAAATAAAGAGTATATACAAAAAAAATATAAGGCTACTAAATTTATTAGCTATTTTCAAAATTTCACCAATACCTATATGCCAATAGAAAACTTTAAGGTTTCAATAGAAGAGGCAATATTAGAGGACGTAGTAGGTATTTCTATATCTACTCGTCCTGACTGTATTAGTGATGAGTATTTAGAGTATTTAGCTTTCGTTAAGAAAAAGTATGATTTAGATATAACAATAGAGCTAGGACTTCAAACGGTAAACTATCATACATTGTACAAGATAAATAGAGGTCATACTTTAGGGGAGTTCATAGACGGAGTTCTTCGAAATAAGAAGTATGGCATAAGGACTTGTGCTCATCTTATATTAAATTTGCCTTGGGACGGAGAAGTAGATGTAGTTGAAAATGCAAAAATACTTTCAGCCCTCCAAGTAGAAGAAGTAAAGCTTCATGCACTATATATACTAGATGGAACTACTATTGGCGAAATGTACAAGAATGGAGAAATATCAATTATTCCAAAAGATGAATATGTAGAAAGAGTGATTACATTTTTAGAGTATTTAGACGAGGATGTAGTCATTCAAAGGTTAATAGGAAGAGCTCCAGAAGAAAATTCTCTTTTCGTGAATTGGAATGAGAGCTGGTGGAAGATAAGAGATGAGATAGTAAGTGAAATGGTTAAGAGAAATACACATCAAGGTATAAAATGCAATTATTTAAATGGAAAGGCTTTAAAAAGATTTAAATAA
- a CDS encoding transglutaminase-like domain-containing protein, with amino-acid sequence MEILKSLVVDLPEDVRKAEYHGDFNKALHLIELYMNRNIPTILKERLVYEKDRIRRLKEDYIYSYDEALELASKKISDFSKDELEIMKDEGYAEWIYVNGKVKFIHSFLDNMIKVNTNLKDRLIEKDEENNDSQILSKTVEEMINGKEKKYFFHLKTGIKLNGEHARIGETVRVHIPIPQNAQQIKNIKILSTSHEPKYISPENYPQRTIYFETEVKGEEIFTVEYTYENHVKYTKFDPNIISKEQPNFYTEERLPHIRFTPFLVQLADKIVGNETNPLLKARKIYDYITQNVKYSYMPQYATIINVPEYCAYNLKGDCGVQALLFITLCRIVGIPARWQSGLYVNPQYIGCHDWAEFYIEPYGWIFADPSFGGGALRNKNEERWNFYFGNLDPFRMVANSDVNYEFLPSKKHFRQDFCDNQVGEIEYNDRFLESQEYETILEIIEAQEI; translated from the coding sequence ATGGAAATATTAAAATCTTTAGTAGTTGACCTTCCTGAAGATGTGAGGAAAGCTGAATATCATGGAGATTTTAACAAGGCACTACATTTAATAGAACTTTACATGAATAGAAATATTCCTACTATTCTTAAAGAAAGACTTGTATATGAAAAAGATAGAATTCGAAGGCTAAAAGAAGACTATATCTATAGCTATGATGAAGCACTAGAATTGGCTTCAAAAAAAATAAGTGATTTTTCAAAAGATGAACTAGAAATCATGAAGGACGAAGGCTATGCAGAATGGATTTATGTCAATGGAAAAGTTAAATTCATCCACTCTTTTTTAGACAATATGATAAAAGTCAATACAAATCTTAAAGACAGACTTATTGAAAAAGATGAGGAAAATAATGATAGCCAAATACTTTCAAAAACTGTAGAAGAAATGATAAATGGAAAAGAAAAAAAATACTTCTTCCATTTAAAAACAGGCATCAAATTAAATGGAGAGCATGCAAGAATTGGAGAAACTGTAAGAGTACACATTCCTATTCCTCAAAATGCTCAACAAATAAAAAATATAAAAATACTCAGTACTTCTCATGAACCAAAATATATTTCACCAGAAAATTATCCTCAAAGAACCATATATTTTGAAACAGAAGTAAAAGGAGAAGAAATATTCACTGTAGAATATACTTATGAAAATCATGTAAAATATACAAAATTTGACCCAAATATAATTTCAAAAGAACAACCAAATTTCTATACTGAAGAAAGGCTTCCTCATATAAGATTTACACCATTTTTAGTTCAATTGGCTGATAAAATTGTAGGAAATGAAACTAATCCTCTTCTAAAAGCAAGAAAAATATATGACTATATAACACAAAATGTGAAATATTCCTATATGCCTCAATATGCAACTATAATAAATGTTCCTGAATACTGTGCTTACAACTTAAAAGGCGATTGTGGTGTACAAGCTCTACTATTTATAACCTTATGTAGAATTGTCGGAATCCCTGCAAGATGGCAATCTGGATTATATGTAAATCCACAATATATAGGATGCCATGACTGGGCTGAATTTTATATAGAACCTTATGGTTGGATTTTTGCTGATCCATCCTTTGGAGGAGGAGCTCTTAGAAACAAAAATGAGGAAAGATGGAACTTCTATTTTGGAAATCTTGATCCATTTAGAATGGTAGCTAATTCTGATGTGAATTATGAATTCTTGCCCTCTAAAAAACATTTCAGACAAGATTTCTGTGACAATCAAGTAGGTGAAATAGAATACAATGATAGATTTTTAGAATCACAAGAATACGAAACTATACTTGAAATAATAGAAGCTCAGGAAATTTAA
- a CDS encoding M18 family aminopeptidase has protein sequence MTVELKFAEELVDFIDRSPSPFHAVENVKHELLKNGFVELNLKEKWNVEKEGKYFTVKNDSALIAFVVGKGDIEEDGFKLIGAHTDSPTFRIKPNPEMVEEGAYLRLNTEVYGGPIINTWLDRPLSIAGRVAIKGKDPFNPEVKFINIDKPLMIIPNLAIHMNRKINEGVKLNTQKETLPLVGMINDEFEKKDFLIKLLAKELNVSHEDIVDFDLYLYEYEKGSIVGLNNEFISCGKQDDLAMAHAGIKALINGEVGNSTNVVVLFDNEEVGSTTKQGAASPMLRTVLERICIALGKGREDFYRSLYNSFLISADMAHAVHPNYAEKQDPTNRPVLNGGPCIKISANQSYTTDSLSLTVYESVCKCAGVPVQKFLNRSDERGGSTIGPISSTQIDISSVDIGNPLLGMHSIRELGGVKDHYYIYKSFVEYFK, from the coding sequence TTGACTGTAGAACTAAAATTTGCTGAAGAATTGGTGGATTTTATTGACAGAAGTCCTAGTCCTTTTCATGCAGTAGAAAACGTTAAACATGAACTTTTAAAAAATGGTTTTGTGGAATTAAATTTAAAAGAAAAATGGAATGTTGAAAAGGAAGGCAAATATTTTACTGTTAAAAACGATTCAGCTCTTATAGCTTTTGTTGTAGGTAAGGGAGATATTGAAGAAGATGGGTTTAAATTGATTGGAGCTCATACTGATTCTCCTACTTTTAGAATTAAACCAAATCCTGAAATGGTGGAAGAAGGGGCATATTTAAGGCTAAATACTGAAGTATATGGAGGCCCTATCATAAATACTTGGCTTGATAGACCACTATCTATTGCAGGAAGAGTAGCTATAAAAGGTAAAGATCCATTTAATCCAGAAGTTAAGTTTATAAATATAGACAAGCCTTTGATGATAATACCTAATTTAGCTATACATATGAATAGAAAAATAAATGAAGGTGTGAAATTAAATACCCAAAAAGAGACCTTGCCTCTTGTTGGAATGATAAATGATGAATTTGAAAAGAAAGACTTTTTAATAAAACTATTAGCTAAAGAATTAAATGTTTCTCATGAAGATATAGTAGATTTTGATTTATATCTTTATGAATATGAAAAGGGCTCCATTGTAGGATTAAATAATGAATTTATATCTTGTGGCAAACAAGATGATTTGGCTATGGCTCATGCTGGAATAAAAGCTCTTATAAATGGAGAAGTTGGAAATTCTACAAATGTTGTGGTTTTATTTGATAATGAAGAAGTAGGCAGTACTACAAAACAAGGAGCAGCTAGTCCTATGCTTAGAACTGTTCTTGAAAGAATTTGTATAGCTCTTGGAAAGGGTAGAGAGGATTTTTACAGGAGTTTATACAATTCATTCTTGATTTCAGCAGATATGGCTCATGCTGTTCATCCAAATTATGCTGAAAAGCAAGATCCAACTAATAGGCCAGTATTAAATGGAGGACCTTGTATAAAGATAAGTGCCAATCAGTCTTATACTACAGATAGTTTGTCACTTACAGTATATGAAAGTGTATGTAAATGTGCAGGAGTTCCTGTTCAAAAATTCTTAAATAGATCAGATGAAAGAGGAGGTTCAACTATTGGACCTATTTCATCCACTCAAATTGATATTTCTTCTGTAGACATAGGCAATCCACTACTTGGCATGCATTCTATAAGAGAATTGGGTGGAGTAAAAGACCACTACTATATATATAAATCTTTTGTCGAATATTTTAAATAA
- a CDS encoding DNA methyltransferase — protein MLREIVDIISEGKREVENLLKEDTKKFETVEIVGEYNEEKLTNRFISGDNIYIMNALLKGNGCTSMKEKIDLIYIDPPFLSKADYNSKIVLPLDDELVTIENFAYSDTWKEGDISYLKMLYKRLLLMRELLSDRGSIYLHLDWHVVHYAKVLMDEIFGEDMFLNEIIWSYKSGGVSKKYFSRKHDTILLYSKTKDYIFNAQKEKSYNRGFKPYRFKGVSEYEDEMGWYTLVNMKDVWNIDMVGRTSSERVGYGTQKPEKLLERIILASSDEDSIVADFFAGSGTTAVVAEKYNRKWILSDLGYTSLQTTKKRLMDIESEGFIHEKIEEFSVPKGGKLKIHSIDKKSFEFDTKIISINLEGYEIDIDNIPIEEKYKDILYKVMLKDSLALIDIISIDPDYDGKIFRSRWQSKRDRESYKIPDKIELELLKKPKRSIGIKIIDVFGFESEYIIEV, from the coding sequence TTGCTTAGGGAAATTGTTGATATTATAAGTGAAGGGAAAAGAGAAGTTGAGAATTTGCTAAAAGAGGACACGAAAAAATTTGAAACAGTAGAAATAGTAGGGGAATACAATGAAGAAAAATTGACTAACAGATTTATATCTGGAGATAATATATACATAATGAATGCTCTACTAAAGGGAAATGGCTGCACATCTATGAAAGAAAAAATTGATCTTATATATATTGATCCACCTTTTTTATCAAAAGCTGATTACAATTCAAAAATAGTATTGCCATTAGATGATGAATTGGTGACTATTGAAAATTTTGCTTATTCAGATACATGGAAAGAAGGCGATATTTCATATCTTAAGATGTTATATAAAAGACTGTTACTTATGAGAGAACTTTTGAGTGACAGGGGAAGTATTTATCTCCATTTGGACTGGCATGTAGTGCACTATGCAAAAGTACTAATGGATGAAATATTTGGAGAAGATATGTTTTTAAACGAAATAATTTGGAGTTATAAATCAGGAGGAGTCAGTAAAAAATATTTTTCAAGGAAACATGATACTATTCTACTATATTCAAAGACTAAAGATTATATATTTAATGCGCAAAAAGAAAAATCGTACAATAGGGGTTTTAAGCCTTATAGATTTAAAGGAGTAAGTGAATATGAAGATGAAATGGGATGGTACACTTTGGTCAATATGAAAGATGTTTGGAATATTGATATGGTAGGTAGAACATCTAGTGAAAGAGTGGGATATGGGACCCAAAAACCTGAAAAGCTTCTTGAAAGAATTATATTGGCTTCTTCAGATGAAGATTCAATAGTTGCAGATTTTTTTGCAGGTAGTGGTACTACAGCGGTTGTGGCAGAAAAGTACAATAGGAAATGGATATTATCTGATTTAGGATATACATCTTTACAAACCACTAAAAAAAGACTTATGGATATAGAATCTGAGGGATTTATCCATGAAAAAATCGAAGAATTTTCTGTACCTAAAGGTGGAAAATTAAAAATACATTCAATAGACAAAAAAAGTTTTGAGTTCGATACGAAAATTATTAGCATTAATTTGGAAGGATATGAAATAGATATAGATAATATTCCCATTGAAGAAAAATATAAGGATATTTTATATAAAGTTATGCTTAAAGATTCTCTTGCACTTATAGATATTATAAGTATAGATCCAGATTATGATGGGAAAATTTTTAGAAGTAGATGGCAAAGTAAAAGAGATAGAGAAAGCTATAAAATTCCTGACAAAATTGAGTTGGAATTATTGAAAAAGCCAAAAAGAAGTATTGGAATAAAGATTATAGATGTATTTGGATTTGAAAGTGAGTATATTATAGAAGTATGA
- a CDS encoding M1 family metallopeptidase, translated as MKVKSRILSLFLAFFIIFSFIPISFAENVGDINEYKIDIKLNHNEKILNGKETLVFKNNYNRELKEIVFHLYPDSYNDIKTMPALSFLGIEGEVKLAKEELGDIHIEKVLVNKKNIKYTQDKEVLKISLDKPLKQGEKLDISMDFTLKIPFGRNRLGFYEDVYSLTNWYPMLSIYDEKTGKWDENPYHPVGESNYSDVANYNVHLTVPKDMVVAPTGSIIDEKIEGLNKTLNIKAENVRDFVFMMSPKYKVLTKEIDGVKLYNYYLPGDKKQNSAQILLDEAGKAVSFLNKKIGKYAYDELRIAETGLLGGAMEYPQIVQMGFYQPIDGYEEEYIPSILEMVVHEVIHQWWYVGVGNNEYKEPFLDESLTVFTTAYYFENEYGKYNNRAVNMKIRRSIYESEIPALNSSVDDFKDFDSYVHTIYTKGPQFFEDLRKRVGEEKFTKILQNYYKKFLFKNATIVDLLNTIEEVAGKGIRKTMEVAVSKPNYFPQNIQLTQEEDRAMEVENKKKYLSKKEKENGLVVGSLILRCLNGEEIVFVKPNNLSQIDAKLMDYFIENMSEELQQIYGLNIKVVEENRLTEKDKLKNLIVFGYPKKSSIMNKIGPKLPINPNSDEIVINNIKIKNENISGMFIAENPYNKKKLSLIIFLDESNTQDDSFMFNYNPLYNDGIQFILNVNGKKNVQIKGMYK; from the coding sequence GTGAAAGTTAAGTCTAGAATATTATCTTTGTTTTTGGCATTCTTCATCATATTTAGCTTTATACCTATATCTTTTGCAGAAAATGTAGGAGATATAAATGAGTATAAAATAGATATAAAATTAAACCACAATGAAAAAATACTTAATGGAAAAGAAACTTTAGTTTTTAAAAATAACTACAATAGAGAATTGAAAGAAATAGTATTTCACCTTTATCCAGATTCCTACAATGATATAAAGACCATGCCTGCATTATCTTTTTTAGGCATTGAAGGAGAAGTTAAATTAGCTAAAGAAGAATTGGGAGACATACATATTGAAAAAGTTCTCGTAAACAAGAAAAACATAAAATATACTCAAGATAAAGAAGTACTTAAGATTTCATTAGATAAACCATTGAAACAAGGAGAAAAATTAGATATAAGTATGGATTTTACGCTAAAAATACCTTTTGGCAGAAATAGACTTGGATTTTATGAAGATGTTTATTCTCTGACAAATTGGTATCCTATGCTATCTATATATGATGAGAAAACTGGCAAGTGGGACGAAAATCCTTATCATCCTGTAGGAGAATCTAATTATAGCGATGTAGCAAATTATAATGTGCATTTGACTGTACCTAAAGATATGGTAGTAGCTCCCACAGGTAGTATAATTGACGAAAAAATAGAAGGACTAAATAAAACCCTTAATATAAAAGCGGAAAATGTAAGAGATTTTGTATTCATGATGAGCCCTAAATACAAAGTACTTACGAAGGAAATAGATGGAGTAAAATTGTACAATTATTATTTACCTGGGGATAAAAAACAAAATAGTGCTCAAATTTTGTTAGATGAAGCGGGTAAGGCAGTTTCATTTCTGAATAAAAAAATAGGAAAGTATGCTTATGATGAACTTAGAATTGCTGAAACAGGACTTTTAGGAGGAGCTATGGAATACCCTCAAATTGTACAAATGGGATTTTATCAGCCTATTGATGGATATGAAGAGGAATATATTCCATCAATTTTAGAAATGGTTGTTCATGAAGTTATACATCAATGGTGGTATGTAGGAGTTGGGAACAATGAATATAAAGAACCATTTTTAGATGAATCCTTAACTGTTTTTACTACAGCATATTATTTTGAAAATGAATATGGCAAGTACAATAATCGTGCTGTGAATATGAAAATAAGACGAAGTATATATGAAAGTGAAATTCCAGCACTTAATTCAAGTGTAGATGATTTTAAGGATTTTGATAGCTATGTGCATACTATATATACAAAGGGGCCTCAATTTTTTGAGGATTTGAGAAAAAGAGTAGGAGAAGAAAAATTTACTAAAATACTTCAAAATTATTATAAGAAATTTTTATTTAAAAATGCTACTATAGTTGATTTACTGAATACAATTGAGGAAGTAGCAGGAAAAGGTATTCGAAAGACAATGGAAGTTGCAGTTTCAAAGCCCAACTATTTTCCACAAAATATACAACTTACACAAGAAGAAGATAGGGCTATGGAAGTTGAAAACAAGAAAAAATATTTAAGTAAGAAAGAAAAAGAAAATGGTTTAGTTGTTGGAAGCCTTATTTTGAGATGCCTAAATGGAGAAGAAATAGTATTTGTAAAGCCAAATAATCTATCCCAAATTGATGCCAAATTGATGGATTACTTCATTGAAAATATGTCAGAAGAATTGCAACAAATTTATGGACTAAATATAAAAGTAGTAGAAGAAAATAGATTGACTGAAAAAGATAAACTTAAAAACTTGATTGTATTCGGATATCCTAAAAAGAGTAGTATTATGAATAAAATAGGGCCTAAACTTCCCATCAATCCAAATAGTGATGAAATAGTTATAAATAATATAAAGATAAAAAATGAAAATATTTCAGGAATGTTTATAGCTGAAAATCCTTACAATAAAAAGAAACTTAGTCTCATAATATTTTTAGATGAGAGCAATACCCAAGATGATAGTTTTATGTTTAACTACAATCCACTTTACAATGATGGTATTCAATTTATTTTAAATGTAAATGGTAAAAAAAATGTGCAGATAAAAGGTATGTATAAATAA